A genome region from Triticum aestivum cultivar Chinese Spring chromosome 2B, IWGSC CS RefSeq v2.1, whole genome shotgun sequence includes the following:
- the LOC543053 gene encoding probable LRR receptor-like serine/threonine-protein kinase At3g47570 — translation MAPQVFRTQSLIPPSHHALFLLSTILIFLSSNTIIFSSAQATNKTEDDRQALLCFKAGISKDPAGVLGSWRNDSLNFCSWRGVNCSTTLPIRVVSLQLRSAQLTGTLSSCTAALTSLFQLNLWNNKLSGSVPEEIGELRSLQTLMLAGNRLSGNIPLSLGTAASLTYVNLANNSLSGAIPDSLANSSSLSEIIFSRNDLSGLIPANLFSASKLVAVDLRSNALSGPIPHFQKMDALQFLDLTGNLFSGTIPASLGNVSSLHSLLLAQNNLTGSVPATLGQIPNLNRVDLSNNMFSGYVPATLYNASSVTLFSLGTNNFIGHIPSEIGHSLPNLQTLVMGGNGFRGPIPDSLTNMSKLQVLDLSSNLLTGVVPSLGSLADMSQLLLRNNKLEAGDWAFLTSLTNCTQLLILSMDGNILNGSLPKAVGKLSTKLQRLSVGRNQISGDIPAEIGKLVNLALLDMGQNMLSGQIPMTVWNLSNLIVLKLSMNRLSGQIPSTVGNLVQLNQLDLDGNELSGNIPANIGQCKRLAMLNMSVNRLDGSIPIELFGISSLSLGLDLSNNHLTGPIPQEVANLINLGLLNVSNNKLSGGLPYELGQCVQLLSLQIERNMISGYIPQSFSALKVIQQIDLSENNLIGQIPQYFGNFSSLNYINMSYNKLEGPIPTGGIFGNSTAVFLQGNTGLCAAVAIFGLPICPTTPATKKKINARLLLIITALITIALFSTICVVVTVMKRTKTQPSENFKETMKRVSYGNILKATNWFSLVNRISSSHTASVYIGRFEFETDLVAIKVFHLSEQGSRTSFFTECEVLKNTRHRNLVQAITVCSTVDFEGDEFKAIVYEFMANGSLDMWIHPRVGSSRRLLSLGQRISIAADVASALDYMHNQLTPPLIHCDLKPSNVLLDYDMTSRIGDFGSAKFLCSSIGRPEGLIGVGGTIGYIAPEYGMGCKVSTGGDVYGFGVLLLAMLTAMRPTDAQCSNALSLHKYVDRAFPERIAEIVDPHMPSEEDEAAASLRMQNYIIPLVSIGLMCTMDSPQDRPGMHDVCAKIVAMKEAFVETL, via the exons ATGGCTCCTCAAGTTTTTCGCACCCAATCTCTGATTCCTCCGTCCCACCATGCACTCTTCCTTCTTTCCACCATCCTCATATTTCTGTCCTCCAACACTATCATATTCTCATCGGCACAGGCTACCAACAAAACTGAAGATGACCGGCAAGCCCTTCTCTGCTTCAAAGCTGGCATCTCCAAGGACCCCGCCGGTGTTCTTGGATCATGGCGCAATGACTCGCTTAACTTCTGCAGCTGGCGAGGGGTCAACTGCAGCACCACCCTCCCGATCCGTGTCGTGTCCCTCCAATTGAGGTCCGCGCAGCTCACAGGAACACTATCCAGTTGTACAGCTGCCCTTACTTCTCTATTTCAGTTGAACCTTTGGAATAATAAGTTATCTGGAAGCGTACCTGAAGAGATAGGTGAGCTTCGAAGCCTCCAAACCCTGATGCTTGCTGGCAACAGGCTTTCAGGTAACATCCCTCTGTCACTAGGTACAGCTGCATCTCTTACATATGTCAACCTTGCAAACAATTCTCTTAGCGGAGCTATCCCTGATTCCTTAGCAAATAGTTCATCACTCAGTGAGATAATCTTCTCACGTAATGACTTATCTGGGTTGATCCCAGCTAATCTGTTCAGCGCATCCAAACTTGTTGCTGTTGACCTCCGGTCGAATGCTCTCTCCGGGCCTATCCCACATTTCCAAAAGATGGATGCTCTGCAATTTCTCGATCTTACAGGGAATTTGTTTTCTGGTACTATACCAGCATCTTTAGGAAATGTTTCATCCTTGCATTCACTCCTGCTAGCACAAAACAACTTGACAGGATCAGTTCCGGCAACTTTGGGTCAAATTCCAAACCTAAACAGGGTAGATCTAAGTAATAATATGTTCTCGGGATATGTCCCAGCCACACTGTACAATGCGTCATCAGTCACACTCTTTAGCTTAGGCACCAACAATTTTATTGGACACATACCTTCTGAAATTGGCCACTCACTTCCAAATCTTCAAACATTGGTAATGGGAGGCAACGGATTTCGTGGACCAATCCCAGATTCTCTGACCAACATGTCAAAGCTCCAAGTGCTTGATCTTTCAAGCAACTTGCTGACTGGCGTGGTGCCATCCCTAGGATCCTTGGCAGACATGAGTCAACTGCTTTTACGTAATAATAAACTCGAAGCTGGCGACTGGGCCTTCCTTACCTCTCTGACCAATTGCACTCAGTTGTTAATATTATCAATGGATGGAAATATCCTGAATGGAAGTTTGCCAAAAGCAGTAGGCAAACTTTCAACAAAGCTTCAGCGGTTAAGCGTTGGAAGAAACCAAATTTCTGGAGACATACCAGCTGAGATAGGCAAGCTTGTAAATCTCGCTCTGCTTGACATGGGCCAGAACATGCTCTCAGGACAAATTCCCATGACAGTTTGGAACTTAAGCAACTTAATTGTCCTAAAACTTTCCATGAATAGGTTGTCAGGTCAGATTCCATCAACAGTTGGTAATCTTGTTCAACTCAACCAGCTTGATCTTGATGGCAATGAATTATCTGGAAACATACCAGCAAATATAGGACAGTGCAAAAGGCTTGCTATGCTGAACATGTCAGTTAACCGCCTTGATGGATCCATACCAATAGAACTCTTTGGTATTTCTTCCCTTTCGTTGGGTTTGGACTTGTCAAACAACCACCTGACTGGGCCTATACCACAGGAAGTTGCTAACCTGATCAATCTTGGCCTCCTAAATGTTTCCAATAACAAATTATCTGGTGGCCTTCCTTATGAACTTGGCCAGTGTGTTCAACTGCTATCCCTTCAAATAGAACGCAACATGATCAGCGGGTATATTCCTCAGTCTTTCAGTGCACTGAAGGTCATACAGCAGATAGATCTGTCCGAGAACAATTTAATTGGTCAAATTCCACAGTATTTTGGGAACTTCAGCAGCTTAAATTATATTAATATGTCATACAACAAATTGGAAGGGCCAATCCCGACTGGTGGCATATTTGGAAATTCAACTGCAGTATTCCTGCAAGGCAACACAGGGTTATGTGCAGCTGTTGCCATATTTGGACTGCCCATTTGCCCCACCACCCCAGCAACAAAAAAGAAGATAAATGCACGCCTGCTGCTGATAATAACTGCATTGATTACTATTGCTTTGTTCTCTACTATATGTGTTGTTGTCACTGTTATGAAGAGGACCAAAACTCAACCATCTGAAAACTTCAAGGAAACAATGAAGAGGGTGTCATATGGGAACATCCTTAAAGCCACCAATTGGTTCTCTCTAGTCAACCGGATAAGCTCAAGTCATACAGCATCAGTCTACATTGGTCGATTTGAGTTCGAGACAGATCTCGTGGCCATCAAGGTGTTCCATCTCAGTGAGCAGGGTTCGAGAACTAGCTTTTTCACCGAGTGCGAAGTTCTGAAAAACACCCGCCACCGCAATCTGGTTCAAGCTATCACTGTGTGCTCAACCGTAGATTTCGAGGGAGATGAATTCAAGGCTATAGTATATGAGTTCATGGCAAACGGTAGCCTGGACATGTGGATACACCCAAGGGTTGGCAGCTCAAGGAGGCTGTTGAGCTTGGGCCAGCGGATAAGTATTGCGGCTGATGTAGCTTCTGCTCTGGACTATATGCACAACCAGCTGACACCTCCTTTGATTCACTGTGATCTGAAACCGAGCAATGTTCTGCTTGACTACGACATGACCTCACGCATTGGCGATTTTGGGTCCGCCAAGTTTCTCTGTTCAAGTATCGGCAGACCAGAAGGCTTGATTGGTGTAGGAGGAACAATCGGATATATCGCTCCTG AATACGGGATGGGATGCAAAGTCTCGACAGGTGGCGACGTGTACGGCTTCGGCGTGCTGCTACTGGCGATGCTCACGGCGATGCGACCTACGGATGCACAATGCAGCAACGCCCTCAGCCTCCACAAGTATGTCGATCGAGCCTTCCCCGAGAGGATCGCTGAGATTGTAGATCCCCATATGCCATccgaggaggacgaggcggctgCTTCTCTGCGTATGCAAAACTACATTATACCTTTGGTCAGTATTGGCCTGATGTGTACCATGGATTCGCCGCAAGATAGACCAGGTATGCATGATGTCTGTGCCAAAATTGTTGCCATGAAAGAGGCATTTGTCGAGACCTTGTGA